A stretch of DNA from Anthonomus grandis grandis chromosome 22, icAntGran1.3, whole genome shotgun sequence:
ttccactttttccTTCCAGATTAGAGTTAGATCAAAATGTCTGCACCCGATAAAGATGAACTTGTCCAAAGGGCCAAATTGGCCGAACAGGCTGAGAGGTACGATGACATGGCCTCGGCCATGAAATCCGTCACAGAAACCGGCGTCGAGTTGAGTAACGAGGAGAGGAACTTGCTCTCTGTGGCATATAAAAATGTCGTGGGAGCCAGAAGATCCTCGTGGAGGGTTATTTCTTCAATTGAACAAAAGACTGAGGGATCCGAAAGGAAACAACAAATGGCCAAGGAATACAGAGAGAAAGTAGAGAAGGAACTTCGGGAAATTTGTGATGATGTTCTTGTAAGTTGATCCCTTTATTTCCTCCCACTTTTTAACATCTAATTCCATTCATCCtgctacaaaaaaatttaatcttaatcGCTTTTTTTGATAAGTCTAATCAATAAGACAAAATTCATCACACCCATTATAGGCAATGTTGCCAGCTCTTTTGCCACATAAAATTCAGTACCACCCCAACTGGGGTGCCTTCAGAAACGAAACCGCGACGGTTAACTTAAGCCCCGTAAGATAATTGTATGACGTCATTGGTAACTTAACCTTAAAATTCCTGAATGCAAAACAAAACTCAAAACCTAAGGGGGATGAGCTATATATCCATTTTTATTAGCCACATTATAATTCTATGtcctttttatataatttataacctaaaataatatattaacatataggGTGAATATGCCAGTAGTCCCACAGTTTTCTCAagtcaactttaaaaattaaatataagaaaaatatttttttagccccaaaattgatttaaaaagaaattggtGTCTGCAGGTCTctatcataaaaaaaactgaaattgcAGATTTATAGTGTACatgttttaaagaattattgatagtttttcttgcaaaaatgcatttttgctAATGATCAGACACTTACGCGGAGTAATTGGACAAGACAAAACTAGTAGTTGGACTGAACGGGATTGGTCAATTAAGACCGGTTCAGAagtagtaaataattaattttcattgtgAGCTTTACTTTAGAACAAGCAAAAATGTTAATTGATTGAgtaaagcagaaaaaaattgcaatatttaacttgcaaacaaaaatattgttcattaaaaaaaatcattgattaagaaaaaaatatttaaaaattaacacatAAAAAAGATGAAAAGATAATATCTCCTAATTTACTATACATTATACTAAGAGATgattaatagaaataatatgTTTTACTTTGTCTAATCTTGTAACTTTAAATGGCGTCTTTTAACAAACTATAAAAACAGCAACACctctaattatttaaaatagaggaacaaaaaactaaaataaaatattaattttaccaGATTATTTAGCCATTCAGTGGTCCTGTACTGTTAACTGTGAAACCCCAAATTATTGACAAGTTTGCCTTAAACTGTCACCCTTTTGAATTTGATCAACAGCtaagttggtttaaaaaatattctaaagtaaagatttttaaaaaattataaaaaaaatgttttttctagTAGTTTTATCTATTATAAACATGATAACATCATAAAACTTACATTTATAGTGTACTTGATCTCAaccaatttaacaaatattcttAACTCGCAACGCAATGCCAAGTTTAAACTTGTCCAAACTAATGAAGAACTGAACTTACAGTAATGACAGTTAGTAGAATAAAGCAAATATAGTTAAATTGTATTggtgacttttttttaaaagtccagGAAGCTTAAGTTTTatcttatttcaaaattaacgCATTTTATGCGCGTACTATAGTGGCTCACCAGCACATTCACTCTAATACATTAacatataagtattttttgagTGAGTGTGATTGATTTGAGTGAATTCAATTATTTCACAGTGAGTAAAGAGAGAATCAGGCTGCAACTCAACTCCTTCAATTCAAGTTCCAATTCATTtacctggaaaaataatttaatttcttccaggcagttgaaaatcaaATGTAACAGTAACAATCAAATGTTTCTTCACCTTCCTCAACCAATTTCACCAAGAAAATCAATCAATTATGGGCATTTATCCTCTTTGATCACTGTTTCCTCTTTACCAAAAAATTGAGAGCTCTTGGGACTTTTACGGGATCCTGTTGATTTTTactaaatgtattaataaaaatgggtGTTTAGCTCTGCTATACAAAGCATAAAAGTGGCTAAGTATATTTAAGTTGAATCtgagaaaatcaaattttactatttcattTTGCATCAAGTGCATAGTAAACTTTGCTTCAATATTATGAACAAATGagatttgtttttgtaaaataaaaagaattgtgACATGTAAAACTCCATAATGAATCCattgatgtaaaaaaaaaaaacaaattttgataaaaatatcactttttgtTTTGTCACTTTGAATTTTTACTCTGACATTAATTTACTTTTCCCATcactatttttgtttcattgcATCATCCCTAAAACCCACTAAGTTCATCTTTCCTATCATTTAAAGGCATGACAAATTACtttgtttattaaatgttgaaaataataaGAACTGACAccttaaaatagttattttgaAAGGTGTTGGTTCTAgtgttgtttttattattagtcaTTATGAACTGTATGatgtgactcattttatttatttttatttcatgggTTTATAGCAATAGAGTGCTTGAGCAATATAAGActcaataataaaacaaaaacatttttggatGGATCTTATTTAGTactaagaaattaataaaacaagttttccTTATGACATCATTTTTAAATCTCACATTATGTCAATTTTTCACAAGGATATTCAACACAATTGCCATACTTAAAAGGTTTAGGTAAAAGTCAATgataaattttggttttttacttGGAAGTTTCTTATAAGTTAATGccctattttttaatgtttgtaatACTAGTAGATAggtatcaaaatattttaataatttctcttcATCAACACACACTAACtgttaatatgttattttttttatttttttattaaaatcttgagGATTCCTTGTTTGATATATAAATTTGTGAGGGTTTGGTTACCTGACCAATCCCTACGCTATTTGTGACAATTATTACATTAACCTACAGCTTATGCAACAAAAaccctatttattaaaaattaccataaatataataaataataaaatccttatttaatataaaaattttatgagtaggtaggtaatttaaaagtttaggcAAGTTAGAATAAGATTACCATATATCGCAAGAGCACCTAGATATTATCTGTATGTGCCTATGTTGGCAGTTAACTATAAATAAATCCTTAGTAAACATGACTTGTTTCTAAAACAAATGCAAATAGAAGGAGAAATACAAATCCAATACAGAAATAATAATGCAATCTTAGAAACCTACCACAAACTAAATgcataaaatccaaaaaattacagaaataaaatgatggttttttactttaaactgTGATTGTATtataaaacacattaaaatgaataacATAGAATATCATATTACACTTTTTATAGAGATGTGCAGTGGCAGCTTTCctacattaaaattacatttaaaatttgggGAATTGCTGAACTTAAGTGTTTGTGGATTATCGACCAACTTCAGAATATTTTAGACAAGGAAATAAACCCTCAAACACAATAAATCCTTTGATATGGAAACTTAATATGTACTAAAATAACGTCCAAGGAATGAAACTTCAGAATCCGGCAACCCTGTCGTTATTTGGATGATAATCCTGAATAAGTATATATCAGCAATTTGACAGTTAACTATAAATGTCAGCAATTTGgtaaacaactttaaaaatgtgttgcttttattatattttatttatttattgtttgttaGGGAAAGCACCAAAATATCTAGTTTCTAGTGCTAAAATACAATTATCACAAACCCATACCTCAATAGCTGAACCacagtaacaaaataaaaaggagaaagagcaaaaggaaaaaaaatcaatataagtacccttattatatatatactgTTTTGATTACTGAACTCCTATTAAAACtttgaacaaaaaaagtaaaatattaaatatagaacAAAACAGAGAAAgtgaacaaataaattttttaaaaagtgtgcAGCAAAATTTACTGAAAACAAACCTAAAGTCATAACTAGTACAGATTAGCGACTGCCAGTAATAAATATTCTATGAAAAATTAagatgaaaacatcttgtcggacttgcattgtcttatttatttaatgtaacacgacgtttcggttggtaagtatctccaaccgttattaagtgtaaacttcagtttataataaacttcagtttacacttgataatggttggagatacttaccaaccgaaacgtcgttttacattaaataaataagacaatgcaagtccgacaagatgttttcactgtaccattgtctaccaccttcaaaaacaaaaattaagatatGTCATAAGATTAAGAAATGCCTTGATAAGAATGCCAAAACTCTCAAAATGCTCAAATCTCTCCACTGTATTggaaattgtttattaataaaataaatcagttatGTTTCTTAAAGTAATTTGATATAATATGTAATCCAAAAACCATGATcccataaaattaatattattactgtAAAACTAAGTACCTTccattaaaagttaaaattgttATAGTAAAAGTTATTGGCTCTAGTGCCAGTGTATTGTAAACTGTTTAAGGGTCATtaataaagttgtttaaaaaaaaaatattaatataagaataaagtaAATGTCCATGATCatattatagtatatttttaatatttgtgtccATAGGAAAATCGTCgttaatataaaacaaacattttcattttttttttgttaaaaaatggctcttccaaggatttttttttatttcaatataaaagATCTAAAGTAAGCATCCTAaacattccaaaaaaaatcttaaaatcgtTGGATCGTAAATTGCTCAATCACCATCATTATGAACTGTATAtgattcatttttatttcatgagtTTTAAAGCaacaaaagttatttttgattaatagaAAACGCTTATCCACATGATGTTTTACATAACTTTCGTTCTTCCGAGAACCTTTGAAGAAACTTTTTGttctgataataaaataaatttaattaataaactctATGGTAATTTCATGTTATAATAGGGTTGTTTTGTTCTAGGGTCTACTTGATAAGTACCTAATTCCTAAGGCATCTAATGCCGAATCAAAAGTATTTTACCTGAAAATGAAAGGGGATTACTACAGATACTTAGCAGAAGTAGCCACAGGAGACACCAGGAATAGTAAGTAGTTGTAGAAATAGCGGTAGTAGTAGTTTAATATTAGTTAGCGTTTGTGCCGAGTCCCGCTCAGGacaatttctcattttttacattttgcagCTGTGGTTGATTATTCACAGAAGGCATACCAGGATGCATTTGAAATCTCAAAGGCCAAAATGACACCCACGCATCCCATCAGGCTGGGTCTTGCACTGAACTTCTCAGTGTTCTACTATGAGATATTAAATTCTCCAGACAAAGCCTGTCAGTTAGCTAAACAGGTTAATACCCATAcatttgtttttctcttttattgttttttttttgttgaaagcGGGCAGAATCACGCGGCGACATCGGCACGGCGCACCTGCGCCTTGGCCTTgcttaaaaacttaatattttttgttttcctcaGAGGTGGTTGAAGACTCACAAAAAGCCTATCAGGAGGCGTTTGACATAGCCAAGTCGAAAATGCAGTCCACTCACCCAATCCGGCTCGGTCTGGCCCTTAATTTCTCAGTGTTTTACTATGAAATAATCAATTCACCAGCACGAGCCTGCCACCTGGCAAAACAGGTTTGTCGTGTGTGTCGTGATTAACGCTAGTTCTGCCCGCACTAaccctaaattttatttaaatccttttGTATTAATTGCAATTTGGTAATATGCTATTTGTTCCATAGGCTTTTGATGATGCCATTGCAGAGTTGGACACCCTTAATGAGGACTCATATAAAGACAGCACACTTATTATGCAGCTCCTCCGAGACAACCTGACATTATGGACCAGTGATACACAGGTAATTTCATCATGTTTTTAGTGGAATtgtttgtaatttgtttttgtaTAGGGGGAACCTGATGAACCACAAGAAACTGGAGACAATTGAAGAGGGGACTTTCCTGTTTTCACTTTATtcgttaaaaatgaattttcatgTAAGTTAATGTCTCCATGGAACTTTATTGTGAAGTTTCCTTGACAGTTTATAAGTTTCATCCAGATGAAACCTTTGAtatttaacaatgttttttagGAGATATGTAAAtcgttaaattatatttcacatTGTCACACAACGGGCATAACTTCcataaaacattcaaaaaaaaaaagccaTATTCTTTTTGCTGACAGTTGTgtgatttttttgtcaattttcatCCTCTGTTTATTAtacttgtttttatatttaattattttatatatcatatttCCCTCCTGGAACAAAGTGTGTGTAATTTGATTATTTCTTTCAACAAATCAGTTTTAAGTTCTAATTTGttaactattaaaattattatttaaactgttgttttagttttgttctgtttttgtatttttatttccattatgTAAGTCCAAGTCATACCCGTTACCCTCCCTAATTCTTCTGTTTTACTGCCTTTTCTTGACCCTCCCATTTTGCACGCGCAGCCCCTCCAACCCTCTCCAATCTGGTCACTATTGGATATGCTATATATTAAATGTATGAATATGTATTAACTAAATGCTACCAGCTCTTATCTGTTTCTGTTGTATCTGTCAAGTATATTTGtcagataaaaaaaagaataaatttttgaaaatcattggcTTGTTTGTTTTCTGGGGATCGTTTTTAAGGGGCCTGCGACCCCCTCCTAATCCGTCTTAATCGCCGCACTAAGTGTTAATTATTGTTCTACTCTAGATGTCTTAGTACAGACAGAAACTCTTTTTTCGCTAAAACGTGCTCCTTTAATTTCTAGGTGTAAGTTTTTTCGTAAAACTATGCCAGGAATATCGTTTGCAACATGTATTATTGatgtatatgtatttaaaaagatAAGTGTTAAATTGGTATTCTCTATATAATGCGCATTTattgattttcaaaatgttaCTGAGCTTTATTCCAATTATGACTCGTTTTGGCAACTTTAGACAGTATACCTTTAAGTTAAA
This window harbors:
- the LOC126748528 gene encoding 14-3-3 protein zeta isoform X1, which encodes MSAPDKDELVQRAKLAEQAERYDDMASAMKSVTETGVELSNEERNLLSVAYKNVVGARRSSWRVISSIEQKTEGSERKQQMAKEYREKVEKELREICDDVLGLLDKYLIPKASNAESKVFYLKMKGDYYRYLAEVATGDTRNTVVDYSQKAYQDAFEISKAKMTPTHPIRLGLALNFSVFYYEILNSPDKACQLAKQAFDDAIAELDTLNEDSYKDSTLIMQLLRDNLTLWTSDTQGEPDEPQETGDN
- the LOC126748528 gene encoding 14-3-3 protein zeta isoform X2 — its product is MSAPDKDELVQRAKLAEQAERYDDMASAMKSVTETGVELSNEERNLLSVAYKNVVGARRSSWRVISSIEQKTEGSERKQQMAKEYREKVEKELREICDDVLGLLDKYLIPKASNAESKVFYLKMKGDYYRYLAEVATGDTRNKVVEDSQKAYQEAFDIAKSKMQSTHPIRLGLALNFSVFYYEIINSPARACHLAKQAFDDAIAELDTLNEDSYKDSTLIMQLLRDNLTLWTSDTQGEPDEPQETGDN